A region from the Serinibacter arcticus genome encodes:
- a CDS encoding SAV_915 family protein, with protein sequence MSSSTVTPDRPAGPTNPPMPPLVYVPTTDEADPAQRRILMHTVEDGRTALYVYSAIDRLHRFYLADNHWIVLDVAGLQKAFDAAPYDLLFVDVSPGLQEIEPEPAR encoded by the coding sequence ATGAGCTCCTCGACAGTGACCCCCGACCGACCGGCCGGACCGACCAACCCGCCGATGCCGCCGCTCGTCTACGTCCCGACGACGGACGAGGCCGACCCCGCGCAGCGCCGGATCCTCATGCACACCGTCGAGGACGGGCGAACGGCGCTGTACGTCTACTCGGCGATCGACCGGCTGCACCGGTTCTACCTCGCGGACAACCACTGGATCGTGCTCGACGTCGCCGGCCTCCAGAAGGCCTTCGACGCCGCGCCGTACGACCTGCTGTTCGTGGACGTCAGCCCGGGGCTGCAGGAGATCGAACCGGAGCCGGCCCGGTGA
- a CDS encoding (deoxy)nucleoside triphosphate pyrophosphohydrolase: MPALVVAAAILDDLAAPTRLLAARRSAPKTLAGAWEFAGGKVEPGEDPLGALVRELREELGVEITFGSLVAGPNPDQTWPIHQGHTMLVWTVEITAGPPAPLQDHDELRWLERDELRSVPWLPADVPIVDAVADAVFA; encoded by the coding sequence GTGCCCGCCCTCGTCGTCGCGGCCGCGATCCTCGATGATCTCGCCGCTCCCACCCGCCTCCTCGCCGCACGCCGCAGCGCGCCCAAGACCCTCGCCGGTGCGTGGGAGTTCGCCGGGGGGAAGGTCGAACCGGGTGAGGATCCCCTCGGCGCCCTCGTGCGCGAGCTGCGCGAGGAGCTCGGTGTGGAGATCACGTTCGGTTCCCTCGTCGCCGGGCCGAACCCCGACCAGACGTGGCCGATCCACCAGGGCCACACGATGCTCGTGTGGACGGTCGAGATCACGGCCGGTCCGCCCGCGCCCCTGCAGGACCACGACGAGCTGCGCTGGCTCGAGCGCGACGAGCTGCGCTCGGTGCCCTGGCTCCCGGCCGACGTGCCGATCGTCGACGCCGTCGCCGACGCCGTCTTCGCCTGA
- the map gene encoding type I methionyl aminopeptidase, which translates to MIELKTPTEVQEMRPAGAFVASVLSALKEKAAVGVNLLELDELAHKMIRDAGASSCYIDYHPSFGASPFGKVLCTSVNDAVLHGLPFDYVLADGDLLSVDFAAELNGWVTDSALSTIVGTPRPEDLRVIEATEVALKAGIESAVVGNKLGDVSWAIGEVAHQYGYKVNTDFGGHGVGRTMHGDPHIPNDGRAGRGLKIKPGLVVAIEPWFLIATDEIYTDPDGWTLRSTDGSRGAHSEHTIAVTPTGPVILTDRG; encoded by the coding sequence GTGATCGAGCTCAAGACGCCCACCGAGGTCCAGGAGATGCGCCCCGCGGGCGCGTTCGTCGCCAGCGTGCTCAGCGCGCTGAAGGAGAAGGCGGCCGTCGGCGTCAACCTCCTCGAGCTCGACGAGCTCGCGCACAAGATGATCCGCGACGCCGGTGCGAGCTCCTGCTACATCGACTACCACCCCAGCTTCGGCGCCTCGCCGTTCGGCAAGGTGCTATGCACCAGCGTGAACGACGCCGTGCTGCACGGCCTGCCGTTCGACTACGTCCTGGCCGACGGCGACCTCCTGTCGGTCGACTTCGCCGCCGAGCTGAACGGCTGGGTCACGGACTCGGCCCTCTCGACGATCGTCGGCACCCCGCGCCCCGAGGACCTCCGCGTCATCGAGGCGACCGAGGTTGCGCTGAAGGCCGGTATCGAGTCGGCCGTCGTCGGCAACAAGCTCGGCGACGTGTCCTGGGCGATCGGCGAGGTCGCCCACCAGTACGGCTACAAGGTCAACACCGACTTCGGCGGCCACGGCGTCGGCCGCACGATGCACGGCGACCCCCACATCCCCAACGACGGCCGCGCCGGCCGGGGCCTCAAGATCAAGCCGGGCCTCGTCGTCGCCATCGAGCCGTGGTTCCTCATCGCCACCGACGAGATCTACACCGACCCCGACGGTTGGACGCTGCGGTCCACCGACGGCTCGCGCGGCGCGCACTCGGAGCACACGATCGCGGTCACGCCGACGGGCCCGGTCATCCTCACCGATCGCGGCTGA
- a CDS encoding SdrD B-like domain-containing protein, with the protein MRGTRGTVARGRRLLGALVAGTLALGIVGVTVAPASAADTAVIGDKVWNDVNRNGRQDAGEPGVGAVTVTLYAADGTTALRTATTNAVGSYSFGALPAATYVVGFALPQGLVFTTPRAPGVPFFVDSDADPVTGLTLPIEMSEGLTNNTIDAGMSTLPLELTKEVVGIPVVADDLTTSVTYELTVTNTGLTPGRYDLSDTFRFADAVSVTDVTTESISPAGLPLSATFDGAVDPVLLTDQSIDGGATHTIRIVAEATVARDVSYDFRGCEQLDPEWRTGFLNDAALTSSGIELQASACAGIVMPPNPLGAVSITKEVLDPDGLLAGASFDVSYSVVLPGSDAVQSYELDLLAGDPQVLTGLPVGTRVVFAEPATTLPTLPAGYAWNEAAFSPASGVTVETPCTTETCEAEALSVTLTNSYTSPQAPASGGFTVTKVVDGDGAVPADTIYSLTYTLDDAAPVTVEITAGEPVAFDDVPAGTVVTLTEGALPDVDGVTWGEPAFVVDGVASGAGARLTIPADDTVAVVLTNTADPDDDPSTTPSSTGPTTTPPPGTPGSGGPSAGATSRAGTGLAATGADTVALGAAAGVLLLAGAALAARRRRHLS; encoded by the coding sequence ATGCGGGGGACACGGGGAACGGTCGCGCGGGGGCGTCGACTGCTGGGGGCACTGGTCGCGGGGACGCTGGCGCTGGGGATCGTGGGGGTGACCGTCGCGCCCGCGAGCGCGGCCGACACCGCCGTCATCGGCGACAAGGTCTGGAACGACGTCAACCGGAACGGTCGGCAGGACGCCGGTGAGCCGGGCGTCGGCGCTGTGACCGTCACGCTGTACGCGGCCGACGGCACGACCGCGCTGCGCACTGCGACGACGAACGCCGTCGGCAGCTACAGCTTCGGCGCGCTGCCCGCCGCGACCTACGTCGTGGGGTTCGCCCTCCCGCAGGGGTTGGTGTTCACCACGCCACGGGCGCCCGGCGTGCCGTTCTTCGTCGACTCCGACGCCGATCCCGTCACCGGGCTCACGCTGCCGATCGAGATGAGCGAGGGACTCACCAACAACACGATCGACGCGGGCATGTCCACCCTTCCGCTCGAACTCACCAAGGAGGTCGTGGGCATTCCCGTCGTGGCCGACGACCTCACCACCAGCGTCACCTACGAGCTCACCGTCACCAACACGGGGCTGACCCCGGGCCGCTACGACCTGAGCGACACGTTCCGCTTCGCCGACGCGGTGAGCGTCACCGACGTCACGACCGAGTCGATCTCCCCCGCGGGCCTGCCGCTGTCGGCAACGTTCGACGGTGCGGTCGACCCCGTGCTGCTCACCGACCAGAGCATCGACGGCGGGGCGACCCACACGATCCGCATCGTTGCCGAGGCGACCGTGGCCAGGGACGTCTCCTACGACTTCCGGGGCTGCGAGCAGCTCGACCCCGAGTGGCGCACCGGCTTCCTCAACGACGCCGCGCTCACCTCCTCCGGCATCGAGCTGCAGGCCTCGGCCTGCGCCGGGATCGTCATGCCCCCCAACCCCCTCGGTGCCGTCAGCATCACCAAGGAGGTCCTCGACCCCGACGGCCTGCTCGCCGGGGCGTCCTTCGACGTCTCCTACTCCGTCGTCCTGCCGGGCAGCGACGCCGTCCAGTCCTACGAGCTCGACCTCCTCGCCGGCGATCCGCAGGTCCTGACCGGCCTCCCGGTGGGGACGCGGGTCGTCTTCGCCGAGCCGGCCACCACGCTGCCCACGCTCCCGGCGGGCTACGCCTGGAACGAGGCTGCCTTCTCCCCGGCCTCCGGTGTCACGGTCGAGACCCCGTGCACCACCGAGACCTGCGAGGCGGAGGCGCTCTCCGTCACGCTGACCAACTCCTACACCTCGCCGCAGGCACCGGCCAGCGGCGGCTTCACGGTCACGAAGGTCGTCGACGGCGACGGCGCCGTCCCTGCGGACACCATCTACTCGCTCACCTACACGCTCGACGACGCCGCCCCGGTGACCGTCGAGATCACCGCCGGTGAGCCGGTCGCGTTCGACGACGTCCCCGCCGGCACGGTCGTCACCCTGACCGAGGGCGCGCTGCCCGACGTCGACGGCGTCACCTGGGGTGAGCCCGCCTTCGTCGTCGACGGCGTGGCGTCCGGCGCAGGTGCCCGGCTCACGATCCCCGCGGACGACACGGTCGCCGTCGTGCTGACCAACACGGCCGACCCGGACGACGATCCGTCGACGACTCCGAGCTCCACCGGTCCGACGACGACGCCGCCGCCCGGCACGCCCGGGTCCGGCGGCCCCTCCGCGGGTGCCACCTCCCGCGCCGGCACGGGCCTCGCGGCCACCGGCGCCGACACGGTCGCGCTCGGCGCGGCGGCCGGCGTCCTCCTGCTCGCGGGCGCGGCGCTCGCGGCACGACGCCGTCGCCACCTCTCGTAG
- a CDS encoding nucleoside/nucleotide kinase family protein — MTEATIVETTLEDLVERARALAHRGGRRILGICGAPGSGKSYLADHLVAALGPDLAVAVPMDGFHLAGEVLDALGRTPRKGAHDTFDGLGYVDLLRRLRAQPPRADGEDPALDGVVLAPRFRREIEEPVGSAIPVPPDVPLVVTEGNYLLRREAPWTPVRDLLDEVWFLAPPEDLRHDRLVARHESFGRSPAAARERSFGSDEVNAGVIATTAGRADAVWRLVQGT; from the coding sequence ATGACTGAGGCGACGATCGTCGAGACCACCCTCGAGGACCTGGTGGAGCGCGCGCGAGCGCTCGCCCACCGCGGCGGCCGCCGGATCCTCGGCATCTGCGGCGCTCCCGGCTCCGGGAAGTCCTACCTCGCCGACCACCTGGTGGCCGCGCTGGGGCCCGACCTCGCCGTCGCCGTCCCGATGGACGGTTTCCACCTGGCCGGCGAGGTCCTCGACGCGCTCGGCCGCACCCCGCGCAAGGGCGCGCACGACACGTTCGACGGCCTCGGCTACGTGGATCTGCTGCGCCGGCTCCGGGCCCAGCCGCCGCGGGCCGACGGCGAGGACCCCGCGCTCGACGGCGTCGTGCTCGCCCCACGGTTCCGCCGCGAGATCGAGGAACCCGTCGGCTCGGCGATCCCCGTCCCGCCGGACGTGCCGCTCGTGGTGACCGAGGGCAACTACCTGCTGCGGCGGGAGGCCCCGTGGACGCCCGTGCGCGACCTCCTCGACGAGGTCTGGTTCCTCGCACCGCCCGAGGACCTGCGCCACGACCGCCTCGTCGCCCGGCACGAGTCGTTCGGACGCTCGCCTGCGGCCGCGCGCGAGCGCTCGTTCGGCAGCGACGAGGTGAACGCCGGGGTGATCGCGACGACGGCGGGGCGCGCCGACGCCGTGTGGCGTCTCGTGCAGGGAACCTGA
- a CDS encoding PfkB family carbohydrate kinase, giving the protein MPQPHGLFAGLATLDVAQHVERPPGANEKVTATATHLSAGGPAANAAVAFAALGGRATLLTALGESPTAVLVRAELEEQGVDVVDVTPDATAPPPVSAIIVTTATGERSVVGSDAVASTVEAPDGEALAALVADADVVLVDGHHPRLGVGTATAARTAGVPVVLDLGRWKPAMDALVPLADHVVCSADARAPGATDHASSVAALRERGARVVVVTRGAAPALWWADGDDGEVAVPRVVAVDTLGAGDAFHGAYTFAVGCGQGPTAAVRLGVDVASLRVAHAGPRAWAAHLPARQGATDD; this is encoded by the coding sequence ATGCCCCAGCCCCACGGCCTGTTCGCCGGTCTGGCGACCCTCGACGTCGCCCAGCACGTCGAGCGCCCGCCGGGCGCGAACGAGAAGGTGACGGCCACGGCCACCCACCTGTCGGCCGGCGGTCCGGCCGCCAACGCCGCCGTGGCGTTCGCCGCGCTCGGCGGGCGCGCCACGCTCCTCACGGCGCTCGGGGAGAGCCCGACGGCGGTGCTGGTCCGGGCGGAGCTGGAGGAGCAGGGGGTGGACGTCGTCGACGTCACGCCCGACGCGACCGCCCCGCCCCCGGTGTCCGCGATCATCGTCACGACCGCGACGGGCGAGCGAAGCGTCGTCGGCTCCGACGCCGTGGCCAGCACGGTCGAGGCGCCCGACGGCGAGGCCCTCGCCGCGCTCGTGGCCGACGCCGACGTCGTCCTCGTCGACGGCCACCACCCGCGCCTCGGCGTCGGCACGGCGACCGCCGCCCGCACCGCCGGTGTCCCCGTCGTCCTCGACCTCGGCCGCTGGAAGCCCGCGATGGACGCGCTGGTCCCGCTCGCCGACCACGTCGTCTGCTCCGCCGACGCCCGCGCCCCCGGCGCCACCGACCACGCCTCCTCGGTCGCCGCCCTCCGTGAGCGCGGGGCGCGCGTCGTCGTCGTGACGCGCGGCGCCGCACCGGCGCTGTGGTGGGCCGACGGGGACGACGGCGAGGTCGCCGTCCCACGCGTCGTCGCCGTCGACACGCTCGGCGCGGGCGACGCGTTCCACGGCGCGTACACCTTCGCCGTCGGATGCGGGCAGGGCCCGACGGCGGCCGTGCGGCTCGGCGTCGACGTCGCCTCGCTGCGGGTGGCCCACGCCGGGCCGCGTGCGTGGGCCGCCCACCTCCCCGCCCGGCAGGGGGCGACCGATGACTGA
- a CDS encoding glycosyltransferase family 4 protein, whose amino-acid sequence MTARPLQPVRDLVLGLGTATTMAREDPALLLVQAARRAPAAWRARAAALLARGRRRGAAHAVGTWLAGHDGEARAEVAALLARGDAPVVVAEIGVLLDVPGADEAGTAATRARARHRRGDLSGAIDAAGATPLGRRLASERTLLTAGTDVRLATAATAAARPHRSPRPADRSPTPRVLHLLTSSVPRTTSGYALRSQEVLRAQRRAGIDAVAATRLAYPVDVGLLGTPDREVVDGVVHHRLVPWHRGGTPRHRLRQHAALALALARDLEPDVLHTTTPWSNAVVTRAVARELGVPWVYEVRGLLEDTWVASFPAAARAAVRASERYRLLRARETELARSADRVVVLGETVRTALVERGVDAGRVVVAPNAVDARLLASDRSPAAARSALGLAPDGFWVGTVGSLVAYEGTDTLIRAVALARADGRDVRAAVVGDGVARPALQRLVDELGLADVVTLPGRVPAAQAPDWYLALDAFAVTRTDSEVTRTVLPLKPMAALALGRPVIASDLPALAELVGDPGAGVLTEPDSPRSVADAVARLADDPALRTELGTAGRRFAAGRTWDAVGQTYRRTYAELLA is encoded by the coding sequence ATGACCGCGCGCCCGCTCCAGCCCGTGCGCGATCTCGTGCTCGGGCTGGGGACGGCGACGACGATGGCGCGCGAGGATCCCGCCCTGCTCCTCGTACAGGCCGCCCGACGCGCCCCCGCGGCGTGGCGCGCGCGGGCGGCGGCGCTGCTCGCGCGCGGACGACGGCGGGGCGCGGCCCACGCCGTCGGGACCTGGCTGGCCGGTCACGACGGCGAGGCGCGCGCCGAGGTGGCGGCGCTCCTCGCGCGGGGCGACGCCCCCGTGGTCGTGGCCGAGATCGGCGTGCTGCTCGACGTCCCGGGCGCCGACGAGGCGGGCACCGCCGCGACCCGCGCCCGCGCCCGGCACCGCCGCGGGGACCTCTCCGGCGCGATCGACGCCGCCGGCGCCACCCCGCTCGGGCGCCGCCTGGCCTCGGAGCGCACCCTCCTGACGGCCGGCACCGACGTGCGGCTCGCGACCGCCGCGACCGCCGCAGCCCGACCGCACCGCTCCCCCCGCCCCGCCGACCGCTCCCCCACCCCCCGCGTCCTCCATCTCCTCACCAGCTCCGTCCCCCGCACCACCAGCGGTTACGCCCTGCGCAGCCAGGAGGTGCTGCGGGCGCAGCGCCGAGCCGGGATCGACGCCGTCGCCGCCACGCGTCTCGCCTACCCGGTGGACGTCGGGCTGCTCGGGACGCCCGACCGCGAGGTGGTCGACGGCGTCGTCCACCACCGGCTCGTCCCGTGGCACCGCGGCGGCACCCCGCGGCATCGGCTGCGGCAGCACGCCGCGCTGGCGCTCGCGCTCGCCCGCGACCTCGAGCCCGACGTGCTGCACACGACCACGCCGTGGAGCAACGCCGTCGTGACCCGGGCCGTCGCCCGCGAGCTGGGCGTGCCGTGGGTCTACGAGGTGCGGGGGCTGCTGGAGGACACCTGGGTCGCCTCCTTCCCCGCGGCCGCCCGGGCGGCCGTCCGGGCGAGCGAGCGGTACCGCCTGCTTCGCGCCCGCGAGACCGAGCTCGCCCGCTCGGCGGACCGGGTCGTCGTGCTCGGCGAGACCGTCCGGACGGCGCTGGTGGAGCGCGGCGTCGATGCCGGACGCGTCGTCGTGGCTCCGAACGCCGTCGACGCGCGCCTCCTCGCCTCCGACCGCTCCCCCGCCGCCGCGCGGTCCGCCCTCGGCCTCGCGCCGGACGGCTTCTGGGTCGGTACCGTGGGCAGCCTGGTGGCCTACGAGGGGACGGATACCCTGATCAGAGCAGTCGCGCTGGCGCGAGCGGACGGCCGGGACGTGCGCGCCGCCGTCGTGGGCGACGGCGTGGCCCGGCCCGCGCTGCAGCGCCTGGTGGACGAGCTGGGACTGGCCGACGTCGTCACCCTCCCCGGTCGCGTCCCCGCCGCGCAGGCCCCCGACTGGTACCTCGCGCTGGACGCGTTCGCCGTCACCCGCACCGACTCCGAGGTCACCCGCACCGTCCTCCCGCTCAAGCCGATGGCGGCCCTGGCGCTCGGCCGCCCGGTGATCGCGAGCGACCTGCCGGCGCTCGCCGAGCTGGTCGGGGACCCCGGCGCCGGGGTCCTCACCGAGCCCGACAGCCCGCGCTCGGTGGCCGACGCCGTCGCCCGGCTCGCCGACGACCCCGCGCTGCGCACGGAGCTGGGCACGGCCGGGCGCCGGTTCGCCGCCGGGCGGACGTGGGACGCCGTCGGGCAGACCTACCGCCGGACGTACGCGGAGCTCCTCGCGTGA
- a CDS encoding ABC transporter permease, with protein MSTRPRHVVVVPTDDLSPVLARPPLPVYLRRLWHRRHFVVADSRARVVSSNRANLLGSIWLVLNPLLDGAVYFVLFGLVLTGSRGIENYPGYLIVGVFLFQFTIQCLVQGSRAISGGRPLIRSFSFPRAVLPVAVVVRQVIRFLPALITMLVLVMLLPVALPSMADGDPVRQPLAWTWLLLPVVLVLQLLLSTGLALVAARVTARIPDLTQIIAILARFWLYASAVFFSIDRFADYPVLHAVMQVNPMYLVLDAARDLLLYATVPSAGTWAGLTAWSVGLLVVGTVWFWRGEESYGRS; from the coding sequence GTGAGCACCCGACCGCGCCACGTCGTCGTCGTCCCCACCGACGACCTCTCGCCCGTGCTCGCACGGCCGCCCCTGCCCGTCTACCTGCGGCGGCTCTGGCACCGGCGCCACTTCGTCGTGGCGGACTCGCGCGCCCGGGTCGTCTCGAGCAACCGCGCGAACCTGCTCGGATCGATCTGGCTCGTGCTCAACCCGCTGCTCGACGGCGCCGTCTACTTCGTCCTGTTCGGCCTCGTCCTCACGGGCAGCCGCGGGATCGAGAACTACCCCGGCTACCTGATCGTCGGCGTCTTCCTGTTCCAGTTCACGATCCAGTGCCTGGTGCAGGGCTCGCGGGCGATCAGCGGCGGGCGCCCGCTGATCCGCTCCTTCTCCTTCCCGCGCGCCGTGCTCCCGGTCGCGGTCGTGGTGCGCCAGGTGATCCGGTTCCTGCCTGCGCTGATCACGATGCTCGTGCTCGTCATGCTGCTGCCGGTCGCGCTCCCGTCGATGGCCGACGGCGACCCGGTCCGCCAGCCGCTCGCCTGGACCTGGCTGCTGCTGCCCGTCGTCCTGGTGCTGCAGCTCCTGCTCAGCACCGGGCTCGCCCTCGTCGCGGCGCGCGTGACCGCCCGGATCCCCGACCTCACGCAGATCATCGCCATCCTCGCCCGGTTCTGGCTCTACGCCTCGGCGGTGTTCTTCTCGATCGACCGGTTCGCTGACTACCCGGTGCTGCACGCGGTGATGCAGGTCAACCCGATGTACCTCGTGCTCGACGCCGCGCGCGACCTGCTGCTCTACGCCACCGTGCCGTCGGCGGGGACCTGGGCGGGCCTGACCGCGTGGTCGGTCGGACTGCTCGTCGTCGGGACCGTCTGGTTCTGGCGCGGGGAGGAGAGCTATGGCCGCTCCTGA
- a CDS encoding ABC transporter ATP-binding protein, producing the protein MAAPELPGPELPGPELPGPELPGPELPAPDEPRVHVAVDDLHVRYSAPDAAPRTGRSRLRRGVDAALGRGPSVVVRALVGVSLVARAGDAVGIVGLNGSGKSTLLRAVAGLERPARGTVLASSTPVLLGVNAAMIPDLTGRENVRLGCLAMGMTPEATAAALGDVVDLSGIGAAIDLPMRTYSSGMGARLKFAIAAASEPEILLVDEALATGDAAFRERSRERMDRLRAGAGCVFLVSHAAQTVEETCTRAIWLHQGRVVLDGPAVEVAQRYRWFAWNLAQGEDAVAERLLEEAFRAGVEIVVDLDGAAGVPGGRGVRGVRHARRQR; encoded by the coding sequence ATGGCCGCTCCTGAGCTGCCCGGTCCCGAGCTCCCCGGTCCCGAGCTCCCCGGTCCCGAGCTCCCCGGTCCCGAGCTGCCCGCCCCCGACGAGCCGCGCGTGCACGTGGCCGTCGACGACCTCCACGTCCGGTACTCCGCGCCGGACGCCGCCCCGCGCACCGGACGCTCGCGGCTGCGGCGCGGCGTCGACGCCGCACTCGGGCGGGGTCCCAGCGTCGTCGTCCGGGCGCTGGTCGGCGTCTCGCTGGTCGCCCGTGCGGGCGACGCCGTCGGGATCGTCGGGCTGAACGGGTCGGGCAAGAGCACGCTGCTGAGGGCCGTCGCGGGCCTGGAGCGTCCGGCGCGCGGGACCGTGCTGGCGTCCTCGACCCCCGTGCTGCTCGGCGTCAACGCGGCGATGATCCCCGATCTCACCGGGCGCGAGAACGTCCGCCTCGGCTGCCTCGCGATGGGGATGACCCCGGAGGCGACGGCCGCGGCGCTGGGCGACGTCGTCGACCTCTCGGGCATCGGGGCCGCGATCGACCTGCCGATGCGGACCTACTCCTCGGGCATGGGGGCACGCCTGAAGTTCGCGATCGCGGCGGCGTCCGAGCCGGAGATCCTGCTGGTGGACGAGGCCCTGGCCACGGGCGACGCGGCCTTCCGCGAGCGCAGCCGGGAGCGGATGGACCGGTTGCGCGCCGGTGCCGGCTGCGTCTTCCTCGTCTCGCACGCCGCGCAGACGGTCGAGGAGACCTGCACCCGCGCGATCTGGCTGCACCAGGGCCGCGTGGTGCTCGACGGCCCCGCGGTCGAGGTCGCCCAGCGCTACCGCTGGTTCGCGTGGAACCTCGCCCAGGGCGAGGATGCCGTCGCGGAGCGGCTGCTCGAGGAGGCGTTCCGGGCGGGCGTGGAGATCGTGGTCGATCTCGACGGCGCGGCGGGCGTCCCGGGCGGGCGCGGCGTCCGCGGCGTGCGGCACGCGAGGCGGCAGCGGTGA
- a CDS encoding DUF6270 domain-containing protein → MTAGATGPAVLRTLVVGSCVSRDTVPHLPDGDAGLVGYVARQSLISAYAPPVVLLEPPAIASPFQQRMVRGDFASDLPAVLRRLAGGVDLVLWDLVDERLGVYVLPDDTAVTRTVDLVAAQAETDVAAAGVLVRLGEEAHLEMWREAATRFVAGVAELHPGAALVAVGLPWAELTTSGAPTPASFGVAAAEANRRYEPYYAVVEALGAPVVGRGLAVRGSVEHPWGEAPFHYDSAAYRAVADAVLAVVSAHPSSRRAPR, encoded by the coding sequence GTGACGGCGGGTGCGACCGGGCCGGCGGTGCTGCGCACGCTCGTCGTCGGGAGCTGCGTCTCGCGGGACACCGTCCCCCACCTGCCCGACGGCGACGCCGGGCTGGTCGGCTACGTCGCCCGCCAGTCGCTGATCTCCGCCTACGCGCCACCCGTCGTGCTGCTCGAGCCGCCGGCGATCGCGTCACCGTTCCAGCAGCGCATGGTCCGCGGCGACTTCGCCTCCGACCTGCCGGCCGTCCTGCGCCGCCTCGCCGGCGGGGTCGACCTCGTCCTGTGGGACCTCGTGGACGAGCGGCTCGGCGTCTACGTCCTGCCCGACGACACCGCCGTCACCCGCACGGTCGACCTCGTCGCCGCGCAGGCCGAGACCGACGTCGCCGCGGCGGGGGTGCTCGTCCGCCTGGGCGAGGAGGCGCACCTCGAGATGTGGCGCGAGGCCGCGACCCGGTTCGTCGCCGGCGTGGCGGAGCTCCACCCGGGCGCCGCCCTCGTCGCGGTCGGCCTCCCGTGGGCGGAGCTGACGACGTCGGGCGCCCCGACCCCCGCGAGCTTCGGGGTCGCCGCGGCCGAGGCGAACCGCCGCTACGAGCCCTACTACGCCGTCGTCGAGGCCCTCGGCGCCCCGGTGGTGGGGCGTGGACTCGCCGTGCGAGGCTCGGTCGAGCACCCCTGGGGCGAGGCCCCCTTCCACTACGACTCGGCGGCCTACCGGGCCGTCGCCGACGCGGTTCTCGCCGTCGTGTCCGCCCACCCGAGCAGCAGGAGAGCGCCCCGATGA
- the wecB gene encoding non-hydrolyzing UDP-N-acetylglucosamine 2-epimerase — MRPRVMTVYGTRPEAIKVAPLVAAIDASDVLEGTTVVTGQHREMLDQVNEVFGIVPDHDLDVMSHGQSLSHLFARVLERLDPVLESVRPDAVVVQGDTSTSTAAALAAFHRRIPVVHLEAGLRSGDLHSPFPEEANRRLTSRLAALHLAPTAGSRENLLTEGVPATDVVVTGNTVIDALLDVVARPVSFRDAEVSRAVDGDGDLLLVTAHRRESWGEGMRGIGRALATLATRRPDLTIVLPAHRNPQVRAAVLPAVEGLANVLVVEPLAYAEFAHLTHRSTVVLTDSGGVQEEAPSLGKPVLVMRENTERPEAVTAGTVRLVGTDPDRIVAEVDRLLSDREAYASMARATNPYGDGHAAVRGVAAIEHLLGVGTRRPDLGG; from the coding sequence ATGAGACCCCGTGTGATGACGGTGTACGGCACCCGTCCCGAGGCGATCAAGGTCGCCCCGCTCGTCGCGGCGATCGACGCCTCGGACGTGCTCGAGGGGACGACCGTCGTCACCGGCCAGCACCGCGAGATGCTCGACCAGGTCAACGAGGTGTTCGGGATCGTGCCCGACCACGACCTCGACGTCATGAGCCACGGCCAGTCCCTGTCGCACCTGTTCGCGCGGGTCCTCGAACGCCTCGATCCCGTCCTGGAGAGCGTGCGGCCCGACGCCGTCGTCGTGCAGGGCGACACCTCGACGTCGACCGCCGCCGCCCTGGCGGCCTTCCACCGCCGGATCCCGGTGGTGCACCTCGAGGCGGGACTGCGCTCGGGCGACCTGCACTCCCCCTTCCCCGAGGAGGCGAACCGTCGGCTGACCTCCCGCCTCGCGGCGCTGCACCTCGCCCCCACGGCCGGCAGCCGCGAGAACCTCCTGACGGAGGGGGTCCCGGCCACCGACGTCGTCGTCACAGGCAACACCGTGATCGACGCGCTGCTGGACGTCGTGGCGCGTCCCGTTTCCTTCCGCGACGCGGAGGTCTCCCGGGCCGTCGACGGCGACGGCGACCTCCTCCTCGTGACGGCGCACCGGCGCGAGAGCTGGGGCGAGGGGATGCGGGGCATCGGCCGGGCGCTGGCCACGCTGGCCACGCGGCGTCCGGACCTCACGATCGTGCTGCCCGCGCACCGCAACCCGCAGGTGCGCGCCGCGGTGCTGCCCGCCGTCGAGGGGCTGGCGAACGTGCTCGTCGTCGAGCCGCTGGCCTACGCCGAGTTCGCGCACCTGACGCACCGCTCGACCGTGGTGCTGACCGACTCGGGCGGCGTCCAGGAGGAGGCGCCGAGCCTCGGCAAGCCGGTGCTCGTGATGCGCGAGAACACCGAGCGTCCCGAGGCCGTCACCGCCGGCACGGTCCGGCTCGTGGGCACCGATCCCGACCGGATCGTGGCCGAGGTCGACCGGCTGCTGTCCGACCGCGAGGCGTACGCCTCGATGGCCCGCGCGACGAACCCCTACGGGGACGGGCACGCCGCGGTTAGGGGCGTGGCCGCGATCGAGCACCTGCTCGGGGTGGGGACGCGACGCCCGGACCTCGGGGGCTGA